From the Candidatus Abyssobacteria bacterium SURF_5 genome, the window GGGAAAAATAGTTTTCGATATCCCACGACCCGCAGACGGGAATCCCGCGCGAATTAAAATCGTCAAGAACCTTTATCGTGTTGCGGATGATTCGGATATCCGGCCCAAAGCCGAATTCGTCCGGTGTGTCTCCCCGGTATGAGTGATAGAAGTTGACATGAAATCGAAACGCCAGAAAGATTTTGGGGTCTGCCTTCATGGCTCTTTCTTTCAGTCCCGCCGGCTGTTGTCCCGGTTCAACCTCCCGCCCCACAATTGTCCTGCCACAGCGGCCGCCACAAGCAGGGGCACTACCGCCGGCTTAACCAGAAACGCCCTGCGGAGCAGAAAAATGAGAGGCACGGGAATATGGATGTAGAGGAACCAGCGAAGTGAAAATTTTTCCGCCTTTGACCTGAGAAACCCGAACGGCAGGTTGATTGCGACCGTGAAGACGGCCATGCACGCCAAAAAGAGGTATTGTGCCGCATTCAAATATGCCGCCCGCCCTTTCCGATGTTCCTCAGCCGGAGTGATATGTCCTCGAGCGTCGCTGTGACGAGAAAAGCGTACATTTCAAATCCAAGACCCGATCGGCCTTCATTCGAATTCGAATTTTTCCAGCATGGCCTTGTGAAGCAGATGCTCCCAGTCATAGTCCACCCTCGCCTGGATTTCGTCGATCTGCCTGGGCGTGAGGTGGGAAAAGCGTCCCTGCAAAGAAAGGTACTCCTTCACCGGCCTGCCTTCGGGCTCCACGTTGATGACATAGGTTTCACCGTCAAACACCTCGTAAATCGGAAACACCTTGCAATGCGTTGCCAGACGCGCCAGCCGCACGCTCAATTGCGACGAATATTTCCAGCCCGACGGGCACGGAGCCAGGACATGGAGAAACTTGGTTCCGCGGATCGATTTCGCCTTTTCGAATTTCGCGATCAGGTCGTCGGGGAACCCGATGGATGTGGTGGCGACATATGGAATCTTATGACCGGCAAGGATCTGCACGATGTTTTTCTTCTGAGTGTCCTTAGGGTGCGCCTCGGGGGAAGTGGTTGTCCACGCGCGCGCCGGCGTGGCAGAGCTTTGCTGAATGCCCGTATTCATATAGGCCTCGTTGTCATAGCAGGTGTATATGATGTCCTCGTTGCGCTCGACCGCGCCGGACAGCGACTGCAGGCCGATATCGAACGTGCCTCCATCGCCCGCCCAGGCAAGCACATTGATGTCGCTCTTGCCCTGCATTTCGAGCGCGGCGCGAACACCTGAGGCGGTCGAACCGCCCGTCTCGAAAGCTGTATGAAACACCGGCACCCGCAGGGCGGAATAGGGGTACGGCCCCGCGATAACCGACCAGCAGCAGGCGGGAAGGACAACGATCGTGCGCGGCCCGAGCGCCGCCAGCGCGTGCCGCATCGCAATCACCGCCCCGCATCCCTGGCAGGCATAATGGCCGGAACAGACCAGTTCGTTCTCATGCGTCTTTTCGTGATTCATTCTTTCAGTCCCACCCATTCGACCTCGTGTTGGGATGCATCCGGTTTTTGGGCGCGTTCTATCACTTCCTCTATGGAAGCGGGGGTGATATCGCGCCCGCCGAGGCCGGCAATGAAGCCGATCACCTGCGGCCGCTGCGTCTCGTTGCAGAGAGCCGCCTTCAGTTCCTGTGCAAATATGCCGCCCTGTCCGAATGAGATGTTGCGGTCAAGCACCGCAACCTTCTTTACTCCGCGCAGGACGTTCTTCAATTGTTCCGCCGGAAATGGGCGGAAGACGCGCACATTGAGCAGGCCGATTTTCCTGCCGGCGGCATTGAGTTTCTCAACAACCATGCGAGCCGTGCTGGAGATTGTGCCGGAAGATAGAAGCACCAGCTCTGCGCCATCACAAGCGTATGGCTCGATGACCTTGTAGGCTCGCCCGAAAATCCCGCTGAATTGCTGATAGATCGCCGGCAGCACCTGGTGAACCGATTCCGTCGCCTGATGGATTTGGTGGCGCATCTCCATATAGTAATCGGGCGTCGTCAGCGATCCGAACGCCATCGGATTGTCCACGTCGAGCTTGAATTCGGGCCGGTACGGCGGGAGGAACTTGTCCACCTGCTCGGGCGACGGAATATCAACCGCTTCATATGTATGGGAAAGATAAAAGGCGTCGTAGACCACCATTGCCGGCAATGACACCGTCTCGGCAAGCCGGTACGCGATCAGGATCGAATCCAGAATCTCCTGATTGCAGGTGCAGTAGAACTGCAGCCAGCCCGTATCGCGCTGGGCAAGCGAATCGCTCTGGTCGGCCCAAATGTTCCAGCCGGGTGCAAGAGCCCGATTCACTTCGGCCATCACGATTGGCAGGCGGGCGCCCGCGGCCCAATGGAGCATCTCGTGCATGAGCGCGAGCCCCTGAGACGAGGTGGCGGTGAATGCACGGCTGCCAGCCGCCGACGCGCCCACGCAGCAGGCCATCGCCGAATGCTCGGATTCGACCTTGATGAACTTTGCGCGCAGTTTGCCCTCGGCGCACATGTTCGATAATTCCTCGACGATCTGCGTCTGCGGCGTGATTGGGTACGCAGCGATCACCTCCGTCCGCGCGAGCATGACTGCATGCGAGACGGCGTGATTTCCCATGATCACTTTCTTCATAACCGCGTTTCCTCGTCGAGGGTCATGGCGTTGCGCGGGCACTCGAATGCGCAGATGCCGCAGCCTTTGCAATAATCGTAATCAATGGAGTAATCTGCCGCGCCCGATTTCCTGATCGCGATGTCGGGACAATAGATGCGGCAGGTGTCGCACGCGATGCATGCGCCGCAGTGAAAACATCTGCCCGCTTCCTCGGTCGCTGAATGAGAGTGAATGTCTCGATAAATTTCCTGAAATGTTCTCTCTCTTTCCCGCAGCGACAACATGGGCAGGCGGATGCGCGGCTTGTGCGGGAAGTAATCCATGTTCAGGCTTTCAAAACGGGCAACGTCATGCTCAGGATAGGCTGCCGGATCTTCGATCGAGCCGCCAAGCGAGGCATGGATAAGAATCGCAGCGCGGCGTCCGGACCCAATTGCATGAGAAACCGTGCGGATCGAGGTGACCAGGTCGCCGCCGATAAAGACGTTCTCACGAAGTTCCGCGGATGCCTTGGATTGCGTGAGCGCCTGTTCCATCAAACGATTGTCCGGCGCCTCGCCGATCGCTGTGATGACAGTGTCGGCCTGCAGCAGGAATCGAGAGCCGGCAAGCGGTTCCGGCTGTCGGCGTCCCGAACGGTCCGGCTCGCCGAGGCGGCACTGCTCGCAGGCGACCAGAAGGCCGCCGCCCGCATCGCGGGCGATTTCCGAGAGCTGAACGAGATATCGAATTGCGACACCCTCCTTCTGGGCCTCTTCCACTTCGGGCGCATATGCCGGCATCTCGTTTCTTGTGCGGCGATAAAGAAGAGTCGGCTGAGCGCCCAGCCGCAATGCGCTTCGCGCCGCATCCACAGCGGCATTCCCTCCGCCGATTACCAGGACTGTTTTGCCGATTGCGGGAATCCGTCCGCTATTGACCAGCTTCAGAAAACTCAGCGCGTCGATGACTCTTTCTTCCTCTTCACCCGGGATCCCCAGTTTTCGCACGCTGCCGAAACCACTCGCGAGAAAAACCGCATCATGCCGCTGTCTCAACTCTTCGAGGTCGTTTATCGCCGTGCCTGTTTTCAGGTCGATGCCCAGGCTGAGTATGTTATCTATTTCCTCACACAAAACGTCCTTCGGAAGACGATACGCCGGAATCCCATATCGCAACAGCCCGCCCGGTTCAGTCTCGGCCTCAAAAATGGTAACGCTGTGTCCCAGTCGGGCAAGATGAAACGCGCAGGTTAGACCTGCCGGGCCCGCGCCGAGAACGGCTATTCTCTTGCCGGTTTGCGGGAACTTGTATTTTCCGACCTTACTTTTTGTGTGGTCGCCGATATACCGTTCGAGGGCGTGTATCGCTATCGGTCGATCAAACTGCCCACGATTGCATTCGGTCTCGCATGGATGAAAACACACCCGGCCGCAGACTCGAGGAAACGGGTTGACCTCCCTGATTATCCGGCCCGCCTCCTCCAGGTTGCCTTCCTGCAACCGCCTGATCCAAAGCTCGACCCGCTCTCCCGCGGGACAGGCGGCAATGCACGGTGAAAGTTTTTCCTCATATCGCGGACGCAAGTACCGCCAGCTGCCGGTCAGGTTGTCAACTACTCCTGCCCGCGAAACGGGCCCGGGCGCGGGAAGAATTTTTGGCAGTTTCTTCTCTTTTTTTGCACTCATTTGTTTGTTGCCGGCGTTGTAATTAGACTTGCCTGCTCGTACGCATCCTGTGCGGCGGCGGCGTTTTGCTCCGGCCCTTTCGGTACACCTTCCCGGATGGCTTGAAGCACCGACTCGATGCGCACCAAGCCGCTGACTTGCGCGAACGCGCCGAGGATGGCGGTATTGACTATCGGGTTCGTACTCGTGCCGAGATTATGCTTTACTGCGATAGCGGTCGCATCGACGGCAGCGACGGTGTAACGCTGCAATTCAGGGTTTGAAAGGGGGCGGGGCGCAATATTCAGAACAATGAGGCCGCCGGCCTTCAACCCGCCGACCACGCTCGTTTCATGCAACAGCGTCGGGTCGAGCACCACGATTATGTCCGGCTCGTAAATATTGCAGCGGATGTAGATGGGGGAATCATCGATTCTGGTGAAGGCGGTCACCGGCGCGCCGCGGCGTTCCACTCCAAAGGCGGGAAATGATTGCACGTGCTTCCCTTCATGGAAA encodes:
- the porA gene encoding pyruvate ferredoxin oxidoreductase is translated as MKKVIMGNHAVSHAVMLARTEVIAAYPITPQTQIVEELSNMCAEGKLRAKFIKVESEHSAMACCVGASAAGSRAFTATSSQGLALMHEMLHWAAGARLPIVMAEVNRALAPGWNIWADQSDSLAQRDTGWLQFYCTCNQEILDSILIAYRLAETVSLPAMVVYDAFYLSHTYEAVDIPSPEQVDKFLPPYRPEFKLDVDNPMAFGSLTTPDYYMEMRHQIHQATESVHQVLPAIYQQFSGIFGRAYKVIEPYACDGAELVLLSSGTISSTARMVVEKLNAAGRKIGLLNVRVFRPFPAEQLKNVLRGVKKVAVLDRNISFGQGGIFAQELKAALCNETQRPQVIGFIAGLGGRDITPASIEEVIERAQKPDASQHEVEWVGLKE
- a CDS encoding FAD-dependent oxidoreductase: MSAKKEKKLPKILPAPGPVSRAGVVDNLTGSWRYLRPRYEEKLSPCIAACPAGERVELWIRRLQEGNLEEAGRIIREVNPFPRVCGRVCFHPCETECNRGQFDRPIAIHALERYIGDHTKSKVGKYKFPQTGKRIAVLGAGPAGLTCAFHLARLGHSVTIFEAETEPGGLLRYGIPAYRLPKDVLCEEIDNILSLGIDLKTGTAINDLEELRQRHDAVFLASGFGSVRKLGIPGEEEERVIDALSFLKLVNSGRIPAIGKTVLVIGGGNAAVDAARSALRLGAQPTLLYRRTRNEMPAYAPEVEEAQKEGVAIRYLVQLSEIARDAGGGLLVACEQCRLGEPDRSGRRQPEPLAGSRFLLQADTVITAIGEAPDNRLMEQALTQSKASAELRENVFIGGDLVTSIRTVSHAIGSGRRAAILIHASLGGSIEDPAAYPEHDVARFESLNMDYFPHKPRIRLPMLSLRERERTFQEIYRDIHSHSATEEAGRCFHCGACIACDTCRIYCPDIAIRKSGAADYSIDYDYCKGCGICAFECPRNAMTLDEETRL
- a CDS encoding pyruvate synthase subunit beta encodes the protein MGGTERMNHEKTHENELVCSGHYACQGCGAVIAMRHALAALGPRTIVVLPACCWSVIAGPYPYSALRVPVFHTAFETGGSTASGVRAALEMQGKSDINVLAWAGDGGTFDIGLQSLSGAVERNEDIIYTCYDNEAYMNTGIQQSSATPARAWTTTSPEAHPKDTQKKNIVQILAGHKIPYVATTSIGFPDDLIAKFEKAKSIRGTKFLHVLAPCPSGWKYSSQLSVRLARLATHCKVFPIYEVFDGETYVINVEPEGRPVKEYLSLQGRFSHLTPRQIDEIQARVDYDWEHLLHKAMLEKFEFE
- a CDS encoding pyruvate ferredoxin oxidoreductase; protein product: MIEIRFHGRGGQGAVVAAKILADAFFHEGKHVQSFPAFGVERRGAPVTAFTRIDDSPIYIRCNIYEPDIIVVLDPTLLHETSVVGGLKAGGLIVLNIAPRPLSNPELQRYTVAAVDATAIAVKHNLGTSTNPIVNTAILGAFAQVSGLVRIESVLQAIREGVPKGPEQNAAAAQDAYEQASLITTPATNK